A section of the Streptomyces xinghaiensis S187 genome encodes:
- a CDS encoding nitroreductase/quinone reductase family protein, protein MPNDFNQQIIEEFRANGGRVGGPFEGARLILLTTTGARSGRQHTTPLGCLPDGERVLVIASAGGSPHHPDWYRNILAHPRVTVEDGVFTYEAGAAVLEGAERDHLFARAAEADQGWADYQTRAGRTLPVVALTPLPGPPRPNASSWGAALKLVHDAFRRELTLIRGELADSGPGALGAQLRVNCLTFCRNLHGHHTNEDAGMLPAVAEQNPELAPVTERLYREHERIAALLDTLRDLVSAGDADPAAVLPEFDRLTAELESHLVYEEEHLIPLLDAAVT, encoded by the coding sequence ATGCCGAACGACTTCAACCAGCAGATCATCGAGGAGTTCCGCGCCAACGGCGGCCGCGTCGGCGGCCCCTTCGAGGGCGCCCGGCTCATCCTTCTGACCACCACCGGCGCGCGGTCCGGCCGGCAGCACACCACTCCGCTGGGCTGCCTGCCCGACGGGGAGCGGGTGCTGGTCATCGCCTCGGCCGGCGGCTCACCGCACCACCCGGACTGGTACCGCAACATCCTGGCGCACCCCCGCGTCACCGTCGAGGACGGCGTCTTCACCTACGAGGCGGGGGCGGCGGTCCTGGAGGGCGCCGAACGGGACCACCTCTTCGCCCGTGCGGCCGAGGCCGACCAGGGCTGGGCCGACTACCAGACCAGGGCGGGACGGACCCTGCCGGTCGTCGCCCTGACCCCCCTTCCGGGCCCGCCGCGCCCGAACGCGTCGTCCTGGGGCGCGGCCCTCAAGCTCGTCCACGACGCCTTCCGCCGCGAACTCACCCTGATCCGCGGGGAACTCGCGGACTCCGGGCCGGGCGCGCTGGGCGCCCAGCTCCGCGTCAACTGCCTGACGTTCTGCCGGAACCTGCACGGCCACCACACCAACGAGGACGCCGGGATGCTCCCGGCCGTGGCCGAACAGAACCCGGAGCTGGCCCCGGTGACGGAGCGTCTGTACCGGGAGCACGAGCGGATCGCGGCCCTGCTGGACACCCTCCGCGACCTCGTCTCCGCCGGGGACGCGGACCCGGCCGCCGTCCTCCCCGAGTTCGACCGCCTCACCGCCGAGCTCGAAAGCCATCTGGTCTACGAGGAGGAGCACCTGATCCCCCTCCTCGACGCCGCGGTCACCTGA
- a CDS encoding SpoIIE family protein phosphatase, whose protein sequence is MPPDRPRVLLVGVLPGAVSALQAVLGPGADVLFVPPEQLVDHTQGVRGERRPTLVVLGQELPSPFGLVHAVRPHPADLVVIAVSTAETEGDLAALPLLFSGDRARHLPVSQADRLPGVAREMMTALGRQRTYTTVRAAAQYRLGAGTAISRQMGDHLFGEFLTQAPVGALMLDASGAMAAWNNKAADILDLGEPESLGRPLTSLFPETLHARLEEHLASSGGEPGADPGAVFERLRPDGAAQALRLAPQQVLDPEGRERRLLLVEDITERLRAQRQLAERTSHALLSAEVAAAMTAPGPLPERLERCVKAAVNRLSAVFACVWAVRTPAGDRLDHTVCADGPADGPTPAHVRVRQALMERVAAERRPALDEVPGEDSTVCVGYPLVSGGELLGVLALGSTAPLSSAASGTLEGIADQMAVGIQQDRLLHRLRATTQALEHPLLPPHLPALPGFDLAARYHPHGSGLHIGGDFYDAFATADGRHVLVLGDVCGKGPAAAAITGLVRHTLWAAAQHTPDPAHVLDLVDRALRRQRTPFCTLAYVVVDTTLTPTRLHLASAGHPAPLLRRANGGTTVLDVHGPLLGALGQVHHPVTETELLPGDTLVLYTDGFTEGAGSYHQRESEDLAAVVAKQPPPPGTARPADHITAVLMEDAHAWWGERLRDDLAVLALTALPPAPAAASAAEDSAAG, encoded by the coding sequence GTGCCTCCGGACAGACCCCGCGTCCTCCTCGTCGGCGTACTCCCGGGCGCGGTGTCGGCGCTGCAGGCGGTGCTCGGCCCGGGAGCCGACGTGCTCTTCGTCCCGCCCGAGCAGCTCGTGGACCACACCCAGGGGGTGCGCGGCGAGCGCCGCCCCACGCTGGTGGTGCTCGGCCAGGAGCTGCCGTCCCCGTTCGGCCTCGTCCACGCGGTGCGTCCGCACCCCGCCGACCTGGTGGTGATCGCCGTCTCCACCGCGGAGACCGAGGGTGATCTCGCCGCCCTGCCCCTGCTGTTCTCCGGCGACCGGGCGCGCCACCTCCCCGTCTCGCAGGCGGACCGGCTGCCCGGGGTGGCCCGGGAGATGATGACGGCGCTCGGCCGGCAGCGCACCTATACGACGGTGCGGGCCGCGGCCCAGTACCGGCTCGGCGCCGGCACGGCGATCAGCCGCCAGATGGGGGACCACCTCTTCGGCGAGTTCCTCACCCAGGCGCCGGTCGGCGCGCTGATGCTGGACGCCTCCGGGGCCATGGCCGCCTGGAACAACAAGGCCGCCGACATCCTGGACCTCGGCGAGCCCGAGTCGCTCGGCCGGCCGCTGACCTCCCTGTTCCCCGAGACCTTGCACGCCCGGCTGGAGGAGCATCTCGCCTCGTCCGGCGGAGAGCCCGGCGCCGACCCGGGCGCGGTTTTCGAACGTCTCCGCCCGGACGGCGCTGCGCAGGCGCTGCGGCTGGCTCCGCAGCAGGTCCTCGACCCCGAGGGGCGGGAGCGCCGGCTGCTGCTCGTCGAGGACATCACCGAACGGCTGCGCGCCCAGCGCCAGCTCGCCGAGCGGACGAGCCACGCGCTGCTCAGCGCGGAGGTCGCCGCGGCCATGACCGCTCCGGGTCCGCTGCCGGAGCGGCTGGAGCGGTGCGTCAAGGCGGCGGTGAACCGGCTGTCGGCCGTCTTCGCCTGCGTCTGGGCGGTGCGGACGCCCGCCGGTGACCGGCTGGACCACACGGTGTGCGCCGACGGCCCGGCCGACGGGCCGACCCCGGCGCACGTCCGGGTCCGCCAGGCGCTGATGGAACGCGTCGCCGCCGAGCGCCGCCCCGCCCTCGACGAGGTCCCGGGCGAGGACTCCACCGTCTGCGTGGGTTATCCCCTCGTCTCCGGCGGGGAGTTGCTGGGGGTGCTCGCCCTCGGCAGCACCGCCCCGCTGTCGTCCGCCGCCTCCGGCACCCTGGAGGGCATCGCCGACCAGATGGCCGTGGGCATCCAGCAGGACCGTCTGCTGCACCGGCTGCGCGCCACCACCCAGGCACTCGAACACCCCCTGCTGCCGCCCCACCTCCCGGCGCTGCCCGGCTTCGACCTCGCCGCCCGCTACCACCCGCACGGCAGCGGGCTGCACATCGGCGGCGACTTCTACGACGCCTTCGCCACGGCCGACGGACGGCACGTCCTCGTCCTGGGAGACGTCTGCGGCAAGGGGCCGGCCGCGGCCGCCATCACCGGCCTGGTGCGCCACACCCTGTGGGCCGCGGCCCAGCACACCCCCGACCCGGCGCACGTCCTCGACCTCGTCGACCGGGCCCTGCGCCGTCAGAGGACCCCCTTCTGCACCCTGGCCTACGTCGTCGTCGACACCACCCTGACGCCCACCCGCCTCCACCTCGCCTCGGCTGGCCACCCCGCCCCGCTGCTGCGCCGGGCGAACGGCGGCACGACCGTCCTCGACGTGCACGGGCCGCTGCTGGGCGCCCTGGGGCAGGTGCACCACCCGGTGACGGAGACCGAGCTGCTGCCCGGCGACACCCTCGTCCTCTACACCGACGGCTTCACCGAGGGCGCGGGCTCGTACCACCAGCGGGAGTCCGAGGACCTCGCCGCCGTCGTCGCCAAGCAGCCGCCCCCGCCCGGCACCGCGCGTCCGGCCGACCACATCACGGCGGTGCTGATGGAGGACGCCCACGCCTGGTGGGGCGAGCGGCTCCGCGACGACCTGGCCGTCCTGGCGCTCACCGCCCTGCCGCCCGCCCCCGCCGCTGCCTCTGCCGCGGAGGATTCCGCGGCCGGCTGA
- a CDS encoding acyl-CoA dehydrogenase family protein: protein MARIELGKVVALAREAADEVLAPRAAETDAGQRWPEEGMAALRQRLGGLVVPERFGGLGHGLLAVAQVGEVTGRACASTSICFGMHLAGSAVIAAKATPEQQERYLRPIAAGEHLTTLALSEPATGGEFWLPQTRMEHSRPGRLRLTGTKSFVTNAAHADSYVLSAVAADPGIPPGLFSCVVLDAGAAGQVWGKPWTGFGMRGNSSRSLELRGVDIPQSRLLGEEGDQIWYVFNVVAPYFLMAMAGTYLGVAAAALEEARAHLLRRRHAHSDRALASQPVVQHRLGSMWARVERTRRLIFHAAVEAEAGGAEALMGLASAKAEVAEAAERVINDALTLVGGIGYGQDSALHRMLRDARAAHVMAPTTDVLRIWTGRALLDEPLLEG from the coding sequence GTGGCGCGGATCGAGCTGGGCAAGGTGGTGGCCCTGGCGCGCGAGGCCGCGGACGAGGTCCTGGCCCCCCGTGCGGCGGAGACCGACGCCGGGCAGCGGTGGCCCGAGGAGGGCATGGCCGCGCTGCGGCAGCGGCTGGGCGGGCTGGTGGTGCCCGAGCGGTTCGGCGGGCTGGGGCACGGTCTGCTGGCCGTGGCGCAGGTCGGCGAGGTGACGGGCCGGGCCTGCGCGTCGACGTCCATCTGCTTCGGCATGCATCTGGCCGGTTCCGCCGTGATCGCCGCCAAGGCCACCCCGGAGCAGCAGGAGCGGTATCTGCGGCCGATCGCCGCCGGGGAGCATCTGACGACGCTCGCCCTGTCCGAGCCGGCCACCGGCGGCGAGTTCTGGCTGCCGCAGACGCGCATGGAGCACAGCCGTCCCGGCCGGCTGCGGCTGACCGGCACCAAGAGCTTCGTCACCAACGCCGCCCACGCGGACTCCTATGTGCTCTCCGCGGTCGCGGCCGACCCCGGTATCCCGCCGGGCCTGTTCTCCTGCGTCGTGCTCGACGCCGGCGCGGCGGGCCAGGTGTGGGGTAAGCCGTGGACCGGGTTCGGCATGCGCGGCAACTCCTCGCGCTCCCTGGAGCTGCGCGGGGTGGACATTCCGCAGTCCCGTCTGCTGGGCGAGGAGGGCGACCAGATCTGGTACGTCTTCAACGTCGTCGCCCCGTATTTCCTGATGGCCATGGCCGGCACCTACCTGGGTGTCGCCGCCGCCGCTCTGGAGGAGGCCCGCGCCCATCTGCTGCGGCGCCGGCACGCCCACTCCGACCGGGCCCTGGCCTCGCAGCCGGTCGTCCAGCACCGGCTGGGGTCGATGTGGGCCCGGGTGGAGCGCACCCGGCGGCTGATCTTCCACGCGGCCGTGGAGGCGGAGGCGGGCGGCGCGGAGGCGCTGATGGGGCTGGCGTCCGCGAAGGCCGAGGTCGCCGAGGCGGCGGAGCGCGTCATCAACGACGCCCTGACCCTGGTCGGCGGCATCGGCTACGGCCAGGACTCCGCCCTGCACCGGATGCTGCGCGACGCCCGCGCGGCCCATGTGATGGCTCCGACCACCGACGTGCTGCGCATCTGGACGGGCCGGGCCCTGCTCGACGAACCGCTGCTGGAGGGATGA
- a CDS encoding RNA-guided endonuclease InsQ/TnpB family protein translates to MRRAYKFLLRPTIRQERALVEMLRDHCSLYNGALQERRDAWRHRSRTSVRYGDQSAQLREIRAFDPERQGRWSFSSQQATLRRLDRAFQAFFRRVKAGDRPGYPRFKGVGHFDTVTFPRDGDGCRWDSTPHATRTRVRLQGVGHVRVHQHRPVRGRVKTVSVEREGRRWYVVLACEEVPAEPLPPTGSTVGIDLGTVHFYTDSDGHHAPNPGFLDEAAGELAVAQRHLATFPRRTWRRTKKHRAAARKVARLHAKIRRRRLDHHHKAALDLVREHDVIGHERLNTAGMTRAPAPRPDPEHDGAFLANGAAAKAGLNRSILDAGWGQFLRILADKAASAGRRVIPVDARNTPPGFAGGTPTRTCPPAIGGCGHVAKENRVTQAKFTCVNCGLVAHADHVGALNVKHRAGLVLCDGA, encoded by the coding sequence GTGAGGCGGGCGTACAAGTTTCTGCTGCGTCCCACGATTCGCCAGGAGCGGGCGCTGGTGGAGATGTTGCGGGATCACTGTTCCCTGTACAACGGGGCGTTGCAGGAGCGTCGTGATGCCTGGCGGCACCGTTCCCGGACGTCGGTGCGGTACGGGGATCAGTCGGCGCAGTTGAGGGAGATCCGGGCCTTTGATCCGGAGCGTCAGGGGCGGTGGTCCTTCTCCTCCCAGCAGGCGACCCTGCGCCGTCTGGACCGGGCGTTCCAGGCGTTCTTCCGGCGGGTGAAGGCCGGTGACAGGCCCGGGTATCCGCGGTTCAAGGGGGTGGGGCATTTCGACACCGTCACCTTCCCGAGGGACGGGGACGGCTGCCGGTGGGATTCCACCCCCCACGCCACCCGGACCCGTGTCCGTCTGCAGGGTGTCGGACACGTCCGTGTGCACCAACACCGCCCGGTGCGGGGCCGGGTGAAGACGGTGAGTGTGGAGCGGGAGGGCCGCCGGTGGTATGTCGTCCTGGCCTGTGAGGAGGTGCCCGCCGAGCCACTGCCCCCGACCGGCAGCACGGTCGGCATCGACCTGGGCACGGTCCACTTCTACACCGACTCCGACGGCCACCACGCCCCCAACCCCGGATTCCTCGACGAGGCGGCCGGGGAACTGGCCGTGGCGCAGCGGCACCTGGCGACGTTCCCGAGGCGCACGTGGCGCCGTACGAAGAAGCATCGTGCCGCGGCCCGCAAGGTGGCCAGGCTGCACGCGAAGATCCGGCGGCGGCGTCTGGATCATCACCACAAGGCCGCACTCGACCTCGTGCGCGAGCACGATGTGATCGGGCACGAGCGGCTGAACACCGCGGGCATGACCCGGGCGCCCGCACCCCGGCCCGACCCCGAACACGACGGTGCGTTCCTGGCGAACGGTGCCGCGGCGAAGGCCGGGCTGAACCGCAGCATCCTGGATGCGGGCTGGGGGCAGTTCCTGAGGATCCTGGCGGACAAGGCTGCAAGCGCCGGTCGCCGTGTGATCCCGGTGGACGCCCGCAACACTCCCCCTGGCTTCGCCGGGGGTACCCCCACCCGCACCTGCCCACCGGCAATCGGCGGCTGCGGGCACGTGGCGAAGGAGAACCGCGTCACCCAGGCGAAGTTCACGTGCGTCAACTGCGGCTTGGTGGCACATGCCGACCACGTCGGCGCGCTGAACGTCAAACACAGGGCCGGGCTGGTCCTCTGCGACGGTGCCTAG
- a CDS encoding IclR family transcriptional regulator produces MGRLVPAVTRALDILELFLEGDGTLSAPEITRRLQLPRTTVHELVTTLAARNYLVAVPDQPGRYRLGVRPYQLGSRYAEQLDLAAEGRQVARGVAETCDETVHVAILEGTDVIYIAKVDSTHAVRMVSAAGRRLPAHCTSVGKMLLASLPETELKQLFPDGRTLTAMTDNSITSPTALRRQLAAIRESGIAVEHRESNPDVSCVAAPVRDSAGTVVAALSISVPMIRWSEERHAELSELAAKGAAELSDRLGYRGRP; encoded by the coding sequence ATGGGACGCCTGGTACCCGCCGTGACCCGAGCCCTGGACATCCTGGAGCTCTTCCTCGAAGGAGACGGTACGCTCTCCGCCCCCGAGATCACGCGCAGGCTGCAACTGCCGCGCACCACCGTGCACGAGCTGGTCACCACGCTCGCCGCCCGCAACTACCTCGTGGCCGTCCCCGACCAGCCCGGCCGCTACCGGCTCGGCGTCCGCCCGTACCAGCTCGGCAGCCGCTACGCCGAGCAGCTCGACCTCGCCGCCGAGGGCCGGCAGGTGGCCCGGGGCGTCGCCGAGACCTGCGACGAGACCGTGCACGTCGCGATCCTGGAGGGCACCGACGTCATCTACATCGCTAAGGTGGACAGCACCCACGCCGTCCGCATGGTCTCCGCGGCCGGTCGCCGGCTCCCCGCGCACTGCACCTCCGTCGGCAAGATGCTGCTCGCCTCGCTCCCCGAGACCGAGCTGAAGCAGCTCTTCCCCGACGGCCGGACGCTGACCGCGATGACGGACAACAGCATCACCTCGCCCACCGCGCTGCGCCGCCAGCTCGCCGCGATCCGCGAGAGCGGGATCGCCGTCGAGCACCGGGAGTCCAACCCGGACGTCAGCTGCGTGGCCGCGCCGGTGCGGGACTCGGCGGGCACGGTCGTCGCGGCGCTCTCGATCTCCGTACCGATGATCCGCTGGAGCGAGGAGCGGCACGCGGAGCTGTCGGAGCTGGCCGCCAAGGGCGCGGCCGAGCTGTCGGACCGTCTCGGCTACCGTGGCCGCCCATGA
- a CDS encoding SMP-30/gluconolactonase/LRE family protein: MSTETPRRTVRHPRPEVAVRETAELGEGPTWDPATGRLIWIDILSSRVHGYDPATGRRTVFTTGQHVGAVKPRAGGGLVLNLRDGVALLSPEGAFSWLHHDPVPNRRGNDAAVAPDGSLWAGTMTYDETPGGGSLTRIAPDGTAVEVLPDSTVSNGTGWSPDGRLMYYADSPTRRVDVFDVVGQDIRGRRTLAEIEDGAGYPDGLCVDADGCVWVALWDGGAIRRYTPDGRLDRTLPLPVRRPTACAFGGPDLTDLYITTARVGHRPHPLAGSLLVLPNAGQGLPQPPFAG, translated from the coding sequence ATGAGCACAGAGACTCCCCGCCGCACGGTCCGCCACCCCCGCCCGGAGGTGGCCGTCCGCGAGACCGCCGAACTCGGCGAGGGGCCGACCTGGGACCCGGCGACGGGCCGGCTGATCTGGATCGACATCCTCTCCTCCCGCGTCCACGGCTACGACCCCGCCACCGGCCGCCGCACGGTCTTCACGACCGGACAGCACGTCGGCGCCGTCAAGCCCCGCGCGGGCGGCGGCCTCGTGCTCAACCTCCGCGACGGCGTGGCCCTGCTCTCCCCGGAGGGCGCCTTCTCCTGGCTGCACCACGACCCGGTGCCGAACCGCCGGGGCAACGACGCGGCCGTGGCGCCGGACGGCTCGCTCTGGGCGGGCACCATGACCTACGACGAGACCCCTGGCGGCGGCAGCCTCACCCGCATCGCGCCGGACGGCACGGCCGTCGAGGTGCTGCCGGACTCCACCGTCAGCAACGGCACCGGCTGGAGCCCCGACGGACGGCTGATGTACTACGCCGACTCGCCGACCCGCCGCGTCGACGTCTTCGACGTCGTGGGCCAGGACATCCGGGGCCGCCGCACCCTGGCGGAGATCGAGGACGGCGCGGGCTACCCGGACGGGCTGTGCGTGGACGCCGACGGCTGCGTCTGGGTGGCGCTGTGGGACGGCGGCGCGATCCGCCGCTACACCCCGGACGGCCGCCTGGACCGCACCCTTCCCCTCCCCGTCCGCCGCCCCACGGCCTGCGCCTTCGGCGGCCCGGACCTCACGGACCTGTACATCACCACGGCCCGCGTCGGCCACCGCCCCCACCCCCTGGCCGGCTCCCTCCTCGTCCTCCCGAACGCGGGCCAGGGCCTCCCGCAGCCCCCGTTCGCGGGGTGA